TCTCTATTTACCTAAACTTTTTTCCTCCATTAACTTTTTGATATAATTCAAAACACAACCAAAATATTACATTAAGTTTAACATGTCTTAAATAATTCTATTCTccctattttaaaattcaatattttatggTACACATGTGCTCTCTGGGCTGATATATGTGGTGTCTGTATGCATATGTCACCCACATCTCTCCTCTTGGATGTGGACTTTCATACTTTCACATTGGAGTATGTACTGGGGCTTTAGCTTTTTGTGGAGAAGCCTGCATTCTCCCTTAAGCatgtttctatctatctatctctagcATCTATCTGTTAGAAGGGAATGTAAGTTGAGAATTAACTGTTGCTATTTTGCTTCTGTAACCATGCTTTACTTTAGACATAAGAACTGCCATGACAGACACAGCCTGACAAAAAAGGGACTAGGCCCAAGCTAGTTACAGGACCTTTAAGGGCATGTACTGGGACAGTTAGATATACTTGCAACATCTGGTGGCCTGCGGGCAATAAATCTTATATAACTTCATGCCAAGTTTGTGGGCACCCGGTGGCACCCAAGCCCCTGCTCTACTACTTCAGCCAACCAGTTTAAACCTGGCTGATGCAACATGtactaagaacctatagttttatCCCTAGCTTGAAGCCCCAGCAGCTCTATAAAAGCAAATCCCATCAGGGGCGGGGGTTGCCACCTGCAAGAGGTGCAGAATGCTGGTAATAAACTCTCTTGCTTTTGTATTACTGACTCATCTCCTGCCTTTGTAGGTCAGTCCTCAAATTTGGAGctaattatctatctatctatccatccattcacttaTCCATTCATCCAGCCATCCATCtatctttttatctatctatctctccatgcttctatctatctatctatgaaaGGAGCATCAGAAGTATACTTGAGGACATCCTGACTACATgtgccataaataaataaataaataaataaataaataaataaataataaggaatGAGTACACTTGCATCAGAGAACCATAGTCACAAAAGTCAAATCTGGATTTCTTTAAATGGTTCACTCTCTCTTATACTTTGTCTCCTATGcactccttttctctccttctacCCCATCTTTATTTCACTCCTCATTTTCCCTctcacacacgtacacacacataATGCCCCTTCATGCTCATTTTCTTCCCATTCATTTTTTAACCTTACccaacttacttttttttaacttacccAACATATTTTTAGAAGTTTAATCAGGAGTCCACCTTCCCTTTTCCAAACAACCTATGGAGTGCACCTTTAACATCCTTGTTACGGAGGCTGTACACAAATGGGTTGGCCAAGGGTGTAATGGCAGTATACATCACTGAAGCTACCATGTCCTGTTCCTGTGAGTTCTGGGAATGTGGCTGGAAGTAGACCCAAATGATGGTGCCATAGAGGAATCCAACCATAGTGAGGTGGGATCCACAAGTAGAAACTGCACGGAGACGACCAGAAGCTGAAGGCAAACGTAGGATGGTGGCCCCAATGCGTGCATAGGAGAGTAAAATCAAGGTACAGGGACCTAGCATGAGGAAGCCACCCTCCAGGAATATAGCCATCTCATTGGAATGTATGTCGGAACAAGAAGCTCGAAGAAGTGGCCGGTGGTCACAAAAGAAGTGGGGAAGGATAACAttgccctgagcatccccagccCAGGACAGGGGGAAGATGAGACCAACATGCAGCATGGTATGCGCTATAGACACCACCCAGCATAAGGCCAGTAAGCGAGCACACAGTTGACGATTCATCACTGAATGGTAGTGCAGAGGGTCACAGATGGCCACGTAGCGATCCAGAGCCATCACAGAAATCACCAGTGTATCTGTCACTCCAAatgcataaaagaaaaagaattgggaCAAGCAACGGGCTGCAGAAATAGCTGGATAATTAGAGGCCAGATGAGCCAGCAATTGAGGTAGGATGACTGTAGACAGGCCCATATCTATCACAGAGAGCCCACGGAGCAGGTAGTACATAGGTGACTGGAGCCTGGAGTCCCTGGAGATCAGCAGCACCAGAGTCACATTCCCTAGTAAGCTTACCAGGTAAATAGTCAGGAACAGGAAAAATAGAAGACTGGCAGGAACCCTAGATTTTGAGAATCCAATAAGCAAGAAGACTGGAGAATGTGAAGCATTAGGGAGACAGCCCATGATGAATGAGAAGGAGATGCCTGGAAGAGTCCCCAACTAGAAAAATACCAAAACACAGATAAGATGTTACAATAATGCAATTATAAAAGTTTTATGTTATCTCAGCTCCTTAAAGACATAAAATCAACTCCTATTTGTTTCTTCCACCTTTTCTATTACTTTATTCCCTTAATTTATTATAGCACCTCTCCCATGTCTTTCATTTCACCCATCTGAACTTTTCCTTTCACGTAAGCTTTATACTCTGATAAAGTCACTCTCATAGATGTAAACCCAACTACTCCTTTACTTcctaataacaacaaaaaaaaaaccatgaaatgTTACCTGCATTCACTGTCTCTAAATTCTCATCTTGTATTCACACCTAATCCCATTGAAATACACATTATTTCTTCTCTCTGAACCTGTAAAAAACATATCATTTAACATGTAGCATGTAAACAAAGCATCTAATCCTTGTAATAGTTGGCCTTTATGATGAACATCCTTTAGGTAGTCACAAAATTAGTCGTTTTTCCTTTGCATATAATTTTGTAGATTAGAGACATTATCACTACTACTCATATAATTGCACCAACCAAACACTGGGAATCTCTGTCCCTCAGTTCATGCTACTTAATCATTAGGTATTTTTTATAGTTATCCATAGGTCTTAGTGCATTTATATTTAAGTATTGGTGTCTCTGGCCAATATTAATTTCATAGCTTCATTACCAATACTCTGTCCCTCCCAGTATATATTGATGCAGaacaaaattttaagatattattCCATCTTTAAacagatattttataataaaattaaaaaaggttaCTCTGACTTCTAAGGAATTTCCATTGTCAGAATCCTCCTATGCATCATACTCAAACTGAGTCTCCTGCCCAGTGCTATCTTCACACCTTAAGCATAGTAAGTAATCAAATTTCTATCATTTTAACATGCTATTTTGATTATAACATATCCCTAATTTATGAGAAACTATATAACACAAATATCTTTTTACCCAATGAGATACAAATTTAGATAAAACATAATTACCATCCTGATCCACCAAGAGTGGACTATTAAAACCTCTGAACCACTAAGACTGATATTATATATACTTCCATACATTCTTGAAAGAAGTTATGAATTTATTATGGGGAGCAAGAGATAAATATCACCGCATAAAGTTGtgatttttaaaaggttttaatattattattataaacacCCATTCACTTACTAATCAACAAACAAACTAAAGTATTGCTTCAGTTCACTTATCTTTTCCTATCACCTCCTCTCTAAGATATCCAAGTTCCTGAATCTTAAGtaaacaattttctttatttatactaatatttcatatatttacttttttatttttattgtgaccaaagtgcattacaaatctttcactgcatcatttatggtacatagtgacaatgaatgaggggcatttccaccaccagtgctgtcctccctccacccctgttcccagcatgtatcccatatcgccctccattaccccccagaatgctagtgcaactggtctccactttacagcttgttgtagattgagcatccattccaccgtcattggagaaaaaaagggtaaaaaagggagaaaaaaatttggtaatgactaccaaaaaaagaaagagaggaaaaaaaatggaagaaaaaaagaaaaaatgcacctggcgaataaaaataaaagtaaatcaccaaataataaccacaagagtgaaaaagaaagagtaaagtggaagaaaaaagagaaggaaaataaagtcaaaaactaacaaatcaaaacaaaacaagaaaaagtataggtgctggagtggtagggtttggcgttccccccactttttttttttttttttgcataggcacagtaagcattggggaagaaagggaattcccgtggcctaagagattcagggtttctccatccttgaagcataccatcatgggatcaactcctggctccatatatactcattacctcCATCCCAAAtgcttttttatggtgccaggaaactttcctctcagttgtgtgtgagaaaattaagccactgtagctagcgatcttggtatttgtgcaggttataggtcagggtctaggttagagtctttatggttctagaggttcctatccatcattgttgttgtgttcagtcttctgtaacacttgctccctgtttcgttcagtccctaagccgaagcctaggatattatggatccaaaggttctgctcagtctctgttgtccaggttgggcctctgcaataagacatcttgttgttgttgttgttgttgttgttgttggagtcctgggctacagcctaggatagggttttccttcatatatttacttttactaCAGATATTCCAAGAATAATATTTGTAAGTTTAAGATTATCTAAAACTTATAAAAGTATAGAAAACTTTAAGTAAGTTGTGGTGACTAGATAttgtgatttattattatttagatacctaatataattcaatatattctgtttatttttgtttttattactatgtaaTACTTATGGGCATAGTGAAGTATATTCACTTTTATCTGTATGCACAtttgtatcttttatttattatacagAGAATGAGTATTGAAGCTCACTGAAGTAtggtatatatttcttttctcaatgTTATAACTCTCTTCCATGAGTGTCTTGATGTGTCTTAGTTTTGCATCACTCAAGCACAGAATAAACATAAAAACTAAAGAGTTTAAGTAGCTGacaattatctttttattataatgtaaCTGACGTATAACACTAAGCTTTTGCTTGCCAATGAATTCATTTTAAAGACATCTAGCTAAGACAAGCACATTGCCTGCAACATAACCCGATAAAGACCCAAGCTACACCATCCATAAGATGAtccttttagaaaaaagaaaacaaaacaaagaaacctagATAAACTGACCAGTTATATAACTGTCCTATTCTCCCTACcctttaatttacatttaaaatcaataaatagcAAACCCACTAAACTCTAAGCACTGTACCCCCTCAATCCAATTAAAAGTAGAGACCCCAAatgtattgatatatatatatatatcttctctttcttACTCTTCTCCCTCTTACCTTTTTACCTTCCTTCTCACCATCCATCTCCTCATTTCTCTACATTATGTGATTAAGTtaatattatatttcttcattgaCTTGTGAATAACAAACATAATTTTCTCCAGTTTTCCTGATAGCTGTTGTTTAACTACATAAGAACCAGCCCTGCTGCAGCTTTGGATACTGCAGTGGAAATAGCTGGAAGTACTAGCACAAATAGCACAGATCTAGCTAAGGGTCCACAGACATTTTTTGATATTAAATTGCTATTGTTGCAGATAAAATATGCAATTACTTTTGCAAatttaacattaaataaaatatatattcatgccTTAAAATGTATAGTTTATATCTTGTAATATAGCAACtatctttatcattttatatatctaCTATAATTAAATATAGCATAATTATGAAGCAAGTTATTTCAACTTTTACTTCTTAAGGATATTAATTAGCAGTCCTCACTATCTAAAGATCTATGACAATAGTTGCAGTATAACCTACAATACTCAACAATAGTTGCAGTATATGTTATACACATAGCCCTTATGTGTACCCAAACATCATACAAAGCACTTAAGgtgtgtagttttatttattagatctaaaataataacatatgtaatttattcttttttttaagaaaatttctttatataCACAATCAGTATAATAATTAGTATTTAACACATAAAGATGAACACCTTGAACACTGCTTCACTCAAATTATTTTTGCCCATTAATTATACAATAACTGCTACTCCCCCAATTCTGATATTAGggtgttcttgttgttgttgttgttgttttggggccacacccggtaacactaaggaattactcctgacttggcactcagaatttctcctggctgggggaccatatgggacactgggggatcaaaccaggtctgtcctggatcagccacatgcacgccaaacaccctactgctgtgctatcacaccagcccctagggtagttgtttgtttgtttgttttattttattttgttttcaaaatcctTAATAGTGAAAGTTTTTTGAATTGAGTTCTATCAGTGTTTAACTCTTTCCCACAtcttacttattttctttcccattttttcaTTGTTGATCTTTCAGAGAAAATTCAAAGACTATATCCTGTCTAGATCCTTGCTGACTGTTTTAATGGTAACATTTAGAAATCTACCTCAAACCATCCTTCCGATCATATTGCTACCATAAATTACTGAAGGATACATCTAAGAGTTATAATGAAAAACAATGTGTCTAGTGAATCAAGATATACCAGGAGAAGTTAATGGAATATATGATGAAGACAGAGAGAAGATGAGGACtggaaaaatacagaaacaaaaatttagtCTGAAGtaggagatatagcacagaagcTAAGAACCTAACACTACAATCAATGAAGACTTTTTAAGACTTTAACAACTGTCAGACTAACTTTCTCACAAACACAAATTTTACTTTAAGTTGTAATTCACAAATGAAATTTATGCCTCTAAAAATATCTAAGTATCTCAGAAAATCTAAGATAAAAgagaatagaataaataaaatattaaaaattatctgaGTGCTTGAATTTGTTTCAATTTCTGGTCCCCAGGAAATAATTCCAGCTAGAGCAAGTGCAGAACATAACCACATGACTCAAAAGATCATTTATCATACATTTGTTAGCTAATATATCTGTACTAAAACATATTTCTTACTTGTGGTATGATATTAAGAAAAGCTTCTTGGATTCTTATCATGAGGAAATCACAATGTgggaaaataagtaaaaatattatttaaaactgtaaataaataaatacaggtaAAAAGGCTTATGGAATTATTTAAAGTGGTCTCAAATGAGCTTTAGGTGAAAACAGAGACAAGTTGAGGTCTTTAGAAGACTATAAAGATATAGcaaaatcacaaagaataaaacataaaaacttcTACTTGATGCCAAAACTATCCTCCACTTTACTCAGACTATAGCTGCTTTCTAAAGTAATGCTGTGGCTATTCCATAATTATGGGGGGGATATTGGAATACATATTGTGTTAAACTGTGCAtgacaaaaatttcaaaaaaacaaTTATTGCAAATAGGTATTTACTATTAATTGAGAGTTTCTTCTAAAAATTCCTTCACagaattacaaatttttaattGTGTGGTGTTCTGGTGCAATGTCCTAAGCTCAAGATATTCTGAGAGTCAGGGAATTAGAGACAAGGACATAATAGAGGACAGacaaaca
This is a stretch of genomic DNA from Suncus etruscus isolate mSunEtr1 chromosome 5, mSunEtr1.pri.cur, whole genome shotgun sequence. It encodes these proteins:
- the LOC126009652 gene encoding olfactory receptor 1B1, which encodes MGCLPNASHSPVFLLIGFSKSRVPASLLFFLFLTIYLVSLLGNVTLVLLISRDSRLQSPMYYLLRGLSVIDMGLSTVILPQLLAHLASNYPAISAARCLSQFFFFYAFGVTDTLVISVMALDRYVAICDPLHYHSVMNRQLCARLLALCWVVSIAHTMLHVGLIFPLSWAGDAQGNVILPHFFCDHRPLLRASCSDIHSNEMAIFLEGGFLMLGPCTLILLSYARIGATILRLPSASGRLRAVSTCGSHLTMVGFLYGTIIWVYFQPHSQNSQEQDMVASVMYTAITPLANPFVYSLRNKDVKGALHRLFGKGKVDS